One genomic segment of bacterium includes these proteins:
- the rpoN gene encoding RNA polymerase factor sigma-54: MALEIRQQLRLTQQLIMTPQLQQALKILQMPRLELNNAIQTELRENPVLEDMVGLPEEEWDSHSSETAGLKVPRETAKEFSLEKIPWDYPTVPYHELPQYEDEDERPSLEQTLSRPDSLTDYLIWQLRLSDLEGKARRIGLEIIGNLSPDGYLQTDLESLASQCQATVEEVEEVLLRVQDFDPPGIGARDLRECLLIQVRHMGMKGTLAERIIMECLKDLENNRIPQIAKKLRATVAEVAQAVDWIRGLEPKPGRLYATEDAQYITPDVFVFKFQGEYVIVLNEDGLPKLRVSPFYVRSLSNKDLPREARSYIQEKMRSALWLIRSIHQRQRTIYKVTESIMRFQREFLDRGIDYLRPLVLKDVAVDTGLSESTISRVVTNKYAHTPQGLYELKFFFNSSISKSDGEAIASQSVKEQIKRLIQKEEPHNPLSDQEIVEILGKQGIHIARRTVAKYRTELGVLPSNRRRKIY; encoded by the coding sequence ATGGCCTTGGAGATAAGACAACAGCTGCGCTTGACTCAGCAGCTCATAATGACACCACAGCTTCAGCAGGCATTGAAAATATTGCAGATGCCAAGGCTGGAGCTAAACAACGCCATCCAAACAGAGCTGCGGGAAAACCCTGTTTTGGAAGACATGGTGGGCTTGCCAGAGGAGGAATGGGACTCCCATTCAAGTGAGACTGCTGGGCTCAAGGTCCCCAGGGAGACAGCCAAAGAATTCTCCCTGGAGAAGATCCCATGGGATTACCCGACCGTTCCATATCATGAGCTGCCCCAGTATGAGGATGAGGATGAAAGACCCTCCCTGGAGCAAACTCTTTCCAGGCCTGATAGCCTCACCGATTACCTCATATGGCAGCTTCGTTTGTCCGACCTGGAAGGCAAGGCTCGAAGGATAGGGCTTGAGATAATCGGTAACCTCAGCCCAGACGGCTATTTGCAAACCGATTTGGAGAGCCTGGCTTCCCAATGCCAGGCCACTGTTGAGGAGGTGGAAGAGGTTCTGCTTCGAGTGCAGGATTTTGACCCTCCAGGCATCGGCGCAAGGGACCTGCGTGAGTGCCTTCTGATTCAGGTGCGTCACATGGGGATGAAAGGCACCCTGGCAGAACGCATAATAATGGAATGCTTGAAGGATCTTGAGAACAACCGCATACCTCAAATAGCCAAGAAGCTCAGGGCCACGGTGGCCGAGGTCGCCCAGGCAGTGGATTGGATTAGGGGGCTGGAGCCTAAGCCCGGTCGCCTGTATGCCACGGAGGATGCTCAATACATCACTCCTGATGTTTTTGTGTTCAAGTTTCAGGGGGAGTATGTGATAGTGCTCAACGAAGACGGGCTTCCCAAGCTCAGGGTGAGCCCCTTCTATGTTCGTTCCCTGTCCAACAAGGATTTGCCGAGGGAAGCCAGGTCCTATATACAGGAGAAGATGCGTTCGGCCTTGTGGCTCATCCGAAGCATCCATCAGCGCCAAAGGACCATTTACAAGGTCACCGAGAGCATCATGCGTTTCCAGAGGGAGTTCTTGGACCGCGGAATAGATTATCTGCGCCCTCTGGTCTTGAAGGACGTGGCAGTGGACACAGGATTGAGCGAGTCCACTATTTCCAGGGTCGTGACCAACAAGTACGCGCACACCCCCCAAGGTCTTTATGAATTGAAGTTCTTCTTCAACAGCAGCATTTCCAAGTCCGACGGCGAGGCAATAGCGTCTCAAAGCGTCAAAGAGCAAATCAAGCGCTTGATCCAGAAAGAGGAGCCCCACAATCCTCTCAGCGACCAGGAGATCGTCGAAATATTGGGCAAACAAGGCATTCACATAGCCCGCCGCACGGTGGCCAAGTACAGAACCGAATTGGGTGTGTTGCCCTCCAACCGCAGGAGGAAGATATACTGA
- a CDS encoding N-acetyltransferase, translated as MGELRKATVKDAREIHRLLETYAAQGLLLPRPLWDIYAHIREFYVWEEQDSLLGVCALHVVWEDLAELRSFCVVESWRGKGIGRRLAQASIEEGLGLGVCRIFVLTYVPAYFEKMGFKRVEKAQLPQKVWADCIHCVKFPECDEVPLLKEFC; from the coding sequence ATGGGAGAGCTTCGAAAAGCTACGGTCAAAGATGCCAGGGAAATTCACCGGCTATTGGAAACATATGCTGCACAGGGTTTGCTTTTACCCAGGCCCCTGTGGGACATATATGCCCACATTCGGGAGTTCTACGTTTGGGAGGAACAGGATTCTCTGCTGGGGGTATGCGCCCTACACGTGGTGTGGGAGGATCTGGCAGAGCTTCGTTCGTTTTGCGTTGTGGAAAGTTGGAGGGGTAAGGGCATAGGTCGGAGGCTGGCCCAGGCTTCCATTGAGGAAGGCCTTGGTTTGGGGGTGTGCCGAATCTTTGTGCTTACCTACGTGCCTGCTTATTTCGAGAAAATGGGTTTCAAGAGGGTGGAAAAGGCCCAGCTGCCCCAGAAAGTATGGGCCGACTGCATCCATTGTGTGAAATTTCCCGAGTGTGATGAGGTGCCTCTGCTCAAAGAGTTCTGTTGA
- the recN gene encoding DNA repair protein RecN — protein MLESLHIRNLAIIDDLVVEFGPGLNVLTGETGAGKSILIGAIQLLLGAKAGVEMIRQGSEEASVEGFFRLWGDSKAVNRLRQKGFEVQDGIVVRRTLMRSGRSRAYINGQICTLPLLGELLRDMVNIYGQHEHQGLLQPERHLDLLDEHGRLMGLRASWEDLWNHWIALGKRISEAENQLREAQSKRELWEFQLQEIRQAKLIPGEAQSLEQEKNFLLNAERVQKALGRAEEGLYGERGSALERVQMAIRELQQLVGMAPFLEDIVKELKTAEVQLEEAVSGIRDKARRIQCDQGRLTQVEERLEEIQRLRRKYRADVEELLDLEKDLEERLRKGDLGEETLARLRSEMKDLELKLCHMGKSLSQARQEAGQRLALGVQRELQDLGADRPVFEVLVSQLEEGVYLGEEGLYAGPRGMDKVEFRLSMNVGEPPRALWKIASGGELSRIMLAMKKVLAEAERVPTLILDEIDAGIGGAVAHALGEKLAFIGRSHQVLCVTHLPQVACFAQHHFQVSKYIKGDRTITSVSPLDREGRVEELSRMLGGKLISPKARAHARELLEKAGN, from the coding sequence GTGCTAGAGTCTTTGCACATAAGAAACCTGGCCATCATAGATGACTTGGTGGTGGAATTCGGGCCAGGGTTGAACGTACTTACGGGAGAGACTGGGGCCGGGAAATCCATTCTCATAGGGGCCATACAACTCCTGCTGGGCGCAAAGGCAGGGGTAGAGATGATCAGACAGGGCTCTGAAGAGGCTTCTGTGGAGGGGTTTTTCCGGCTTTGGGGGGATTCCAAGGCTGTGAATCGATTGAGGCAGAAAGGATTTGAAGTACAAGACGGGATAGTGGTCCGGCGTACCTTGATGAGATCGGGCCGAAGCCGGGCTTACATCAATGGACAGATTTGCACATTGCCTCTTCTAGGAGAGCTTTTGAGAGACATGGTGAACATTTACGGACAGCACGAGCACCAGGGTCTACTCCAGCCTGAAAGACATTTGGATCTGTTGGACGAACATGGCAGGCTCATGGGGCTCAGGGCAAGCTGGGAAGATCTCTGGAACCATTGGATCGCCCTGGGTAAGAGGATTTCGGAGGCAGAGAACCAGCTAAGAGAGGCCCAAAGCAAAAGAGAGCTTTGGGAGTTCCAGCTCCAGGAGATAAGACAAGCAAAACTGATCCCCGGCGAGGCGCAGAGCCTCGAGCAGGAAAAAAATTTTCTTCTCAATGCCGAGAGAGTTCAGAAAGCCTTGGGAAGGGCCGAAGAGGGACTGTACGGAGAAAGGGGTTCTGCTCTGGAGCGCGTGCAGATGGCCATCAGGGAGCTGCAACAGCTGGTGGGCATGGCTCCGTTCCTGGAGGATATAGTAAAAGAGCTCAAGACCGCTGAGGTTCAGCTGGAAGAAGCTGTAAGTGGAATCAGGGATAAGGCCCGAAGGATTCAATGCGACCAGGGCAGGTTGACTCAGGTGGAAGAACGTTTGGAGGAAATCCAGAGGTTGCGCAGGAAATACCGGGCTGATGTTGAGGAACTATTGGATCTGGAAAAGGATTTGGAAGAGAGACTCAGAAAAGGGGATCTGGGGGAGGAAACTCTGGCACGACTCAGATCAGAGATGAAGGATTTGGAACTTAAACTTTGTCATATGGGGAAGAGCTTAAGCCAGGCAAGGCAGGAGGCAGGCCAGCGCTTGGCCCTGGGTGTGCAAAGAGAACTGCAAGATCTTGGAGCTGACAGACCGGTCTTTGAAGTCTTGGTGAGCCAGCTTGAAGAGGGGGTCTATTTGGGAGAGGAAGGTCTGTATGCTGGTCCAAGAGGAATGGACAAGGTGGAGTTCAGGCTTTCCATGAATGTGGGGGAGCCTCCCAGAGCTTTGTGGAAAATAGCCTCTGGCGGGGAACTCTCCAGAATCATGCTGGCCATGAAAAAAGTCTTGGCAGAGGCCGAAAGGGTGCCTACCTTGATATTGGATGAGATAGATGCGGGAATCGGGGGGGCAGTGGCCCATGCCTTGGGGGAAAAACTGGCATTTATAGGAAGATCACATCAGGTCTTATGTGTCACTCATCTTCCCCAGGTGGCATGTTTTGCCCAGCATCATTTCCAGGTCAGCAAGTACATAAAGGGGGACAGGACCATCACTTCCGTATCGCCTCTGGACAGAGAGGGCAGGGTGGAGGAGCTTTCCAGGATGTTGGGGGGGAAGCTGATAAGTCCAAAGGCAAGGGCTCACGCAAGGGAGCTTCTGGAAAAGGCAGGTAACTGA
- a CDS encoding NAD(+)/NADH kinase, whose product MVGKKRIDLVVRTAEQLVEWLRARKVECLVEEDLAVCSGLLVGCPREELPLKVDLLVVLGGDGTLLSAARLLAGSQVPLLGVNAGGLGFLTEVALEEMFQVLERVLEGQTTITQRSLLEAEVWREGKKVACQRVLNDVVVNKGVLARIIDLETYIDENYLTTFKADGLIISSPAGSTAYNLSAGGPIVHPALGCIILTPICPHTLTNRPIILPEDRTIRVFLGSVHGAEVYLTFDGQVGYRVVEGDVLEVRTSPHRLSLIKSPHRSFYEVLRSKLRWGER is encoded by the coding sequence GTGGTGGGGAAAAAACGTATTGATCTGGTGGTTCGCACGGCTGAACAACTGGTGGAGTGGCTTAGAGCCAGGAAAGTGGAGTGTCTGGTGGAAGAGGATCTGGCGGTTTGCTCGGGCCTACTGGTGGGATGCCCCAGGGAAGAGCTTCCTTTGAAGGTGGACTTGCTGGTGGTATTGGGGGGTGATGGCACTCTGCTGAGTGCGGCACGTCTTTTGGCCGGGAGCCAGGTGCCCCTCTTGGGGGTTAATGCTGGGGGACTCGGTTTCCTGACAGAAGTGGCCTTGGAGGAGATGTTCCAAGTGTTGGAGAGGGTGCTGGAAGGGCAGACAACTATCACCCAAAGAAGCCTCCTGGAGGCAGAGGTGTGGCGGGAAGGGAAAAAGGTTGCATGCCAGAGGGTCCTAAACGATGTGGTGGTAAACAAAGGAGTACTGGCGCGGATCATAGATTTGGAGACTTACATCGATGAGAATTATCTGACTACTTTTAAAGCAGACGGCCTAATAATAAGCAGCCCAGCAGGATCAACAGCCTACAATCTTTCCGCAGGAGGCCCCATAGTGCATCCGGCCCTCGGCTGTATCATACTGACCCCCATCTGTCCCCATACTCTCACCAATCGCCCCATCATCCTGCCGGAGGATCGAACCATCAGGGTTTTCCTTGGATCCGTTCACGGAGCAGAGGTATACCTGACCTTTGACGGCCAGGTGGGTTACAGGGTTGTAGAGGGGGACGTTCTGGAAGTTCGTACCAGCCCGCATAGATTGTCCCTTATAAAATCGCCCCATCGTAGCTTCTATGAAGTGCTCAGAAGCAAGTTGCGCTGGGGAGAGAGATGA
- a CDS encoding MFS transporter, with translation MASLLQRVFRVYPEEWRLLVWVTLIQLAMRVSSVLVNNYSQTAFLKRFGVEHLPTVFLVESILTFLVINAVGVLMGKYRTLPVFTGLLIFFGLCVAAIRLMIPLDIPLIYPILFILKSQAIGTLPILYWDILNDMFTTRQSKRLFTLITAGGILGTTLGSVFTGNVARWLGVDNVLWVFVVGTFLAAALNQGTERVLGTPLEPRTDRRRKKKKPKFSETIAEARVFWKQSPFLRYMVLLVAIPNMVLPILTYQFNVVVDITYGTEQDTLHFLGLFRGISNAFIFASLLFSGRLLSRWGVPNSLLLHPINYLLAFVALMFRFDILAAMYARFSTEVLKTALNNPARAILYNFFPPHTRAMVRVFLRGTVVRCSDLAGSGLLIAIKGVVLPQFLSLVAAPLVGIWILTSFLIRRNYPSMLVKVLLERQIDWERLEQIDLKAVRQDTRSVEALREGLKDPREEVTLLCAELLCLVKPPGWARWVVEALPGRSPALQEKLLASLPKDESTLEVISLMENMLARSDSQLLGALLEAIARLAPDSSYPIFKQYLNHSDPVVRIQAMAGILAGRSQEGISECRRLMRELLDSGQGPKIKMALEVLARSADPSFSQEVHGWASSEDPEFRSLALRALARSCDPELLELASQAMKHPNETVRRAAAEMMASCGEKVPVATWISLMGDEDPQVRSMARQAVRGRADAARELIIALASPSRRVRQEALVLLDEMEAKPVEVSQFVKEQIQRAYTLIAAALWVRASGGGLSADLLSQHLLETSRSVQETVLRVISVQGGGEGMHVLLRALGSTERREVEDALEALESFLNPGVRKLLIPLLENIPLEEKLSLARKRLRIPDPKRISEQELASLLQAEEDPVTRALAVYFFGEMKDQPMDRDTLQAFFPESDPMVREAYQSLSKAESPSKALGGEGGSLSLMEKADYTRKVPIFSSLLVRDLFAVAGIMVEYSCRPGEAVVSEGEPGEALFLVVRGEFKVLKSMGEGEPLPIAKIGPRDFFGEMALFDHGPRSATVRADSRDGLLLRLEGNAFHRLMAEHPGIPIAICAELSRRMRALHQKLSYSETH, from the coding sequence GTGGCCTCTTTGCTTCAGAGGGTCTTTCGGGTCTATCCAGAAGAATGGCGCCTTTTGGTATGGGTGACCCTCATCCAACTGGCCATGAGGGTCAGCTCCGTACTGGTGAACAACTACTCCCAGACCGCTTTTCTAAAAAGATTCGGGGTGGAGCACCTCCCCACCGTGTTTCTCGTAGAGTCCATCTTAACCTTCCTGGTAATCAATGCGGTGGGGGTTCTCATGGGGAAATACAGAACCCTTCCCGTTTTCACTGGTCTACTTATTTTCTTCGGTCTGTGTGTGGCAGCCATCCGCCTGATGATCCCCCTGGACATTCCTCTTATCTATCCCATCCTTTTCATTCTCAAGAGCCAGGCCATCGGGACCCTGCCCATACTTTACTGGGACATCTTAAACGACATGTTCACCACTAGGCAGTCCAAGCGGCTTTTCACCCTCATCACAGCAGGAGGAATCCTGGGCACCACTTTGGGGAGCGTTTTTACAGGGAATGTGGCTCGATGGCTGGGGGTGGACAATGTGCTCTGGGTGTTTGTGGTTGGCACTTTCCTGGCTGCTGCTTTGAACCAGGGTACCGAGAGGGTGCTCGGAACTCCCCTGGAACCTCGCACTGACAGACGCCGCAAGAAGAAAAAGCCCAAGTTCTCTGAAACCATTGCAGAAGCCCGTGTATTTTGGAAGCAATCGCCTTTCTTGCGTTACATGGTTCTTCTGGTGGCAATACCCAACATGGTTCTCCCGATACTTACCTACCAATTCAATGTAGTTGTGGACATCACCTACGGCACAGAACAGGACACGCTTCACTTTTTGGGGCTGTTTCGAGGTATCTCCAATGCATTCATTTTCGCCTCTCTTCTTTTCTCAGGCAGGCTTCTGAGTCGCTGGGGAGTCCCCAACAGTCTTCTTTTACATCCCATCAATTATCTGCTGGCATTTGTTGCCTTGATGTTTCGCTTTGACATCCTGGCAGCCATGTACGCCCGGTTCAGCACAGAGGTTCTCAAGACAGCCCTTAACAATCCCGCCAGAGCCATACTTTACAACTTTTTTCCCCCTCATACGCGGGCCATGGTCAGGGTGTTCCTGCGAGGCACCGTGGTGCGCTGCTCTGATCTGGCTGGCTCTGGGCTGCTCATAGCCATCAAGGGCGTTGTGTTACCACAATTCTTATCCCTGGTGGCAGCGCCCCTTGTGGGCATCTGGATATTAACCAGCTTCCTGATCCGCCGAAATTACCCAAGCATGCTAGTCAAAGTGCTGCTGGAGAGGCAAATAGACTGGGAGCGCTTGGAGCAGATAGATCTAAAAGCGGTGCGACAGGACACCAGAAGCGTGGAGGCCCTGAGGGAGGGGCTCAAGGATCCCAGGGAAGAGGTGACACTGCTTTGTGCCGAGCTATTGTGCTTGGTGAAGCCGCCTGGATGGGCCCGCTGGGTGGTGGAGGCCTTACCTGGAAGGTCCCCAGCTCTCCAGGAAAAGCTCTTGGCAAGCCTGCCCAAGGATGAGAGCACCCTGGAGGTGATCTCCCTTATGGAAAACATGCTGGCTCGCTCGGATTCCCAACTTTTGGGCGCTCTGTTGGAAGCTATTGCCCGTCTGGCCCCTGATTCCTCTTACCCCATCTTCAAACAATATCTGAACCACAGTGATCCTGTGGTCAGGATACAGGCCATGGCCGGGATCCTGGCAGGGAGGAGTCAGGAAGGGATTTCAGAGTGCCGCCGGCTCATGAGGGAGCTCTTGGACTCAGGGCAGGGCCCCAAGATCAAGATGGCCCTGGAGGTCTTGGCCAGGAGTGCTGATCCAAGCTTCTCCCAAGAGGTTCACGGGTGGGCAAGTTCTGAGGATCCAGAGTTTCGCAGCCTGGCCTTAAGAGCTTTGGCCCGCAGTTGTGATCCCGAGCTGTTGGAATTGGCCAGCCAGGCCATGAAACACCCCAATGAAACAGTAAGAAGAGCTGCAGCGGAAATGATGGCTTCCTGCGGTGAAAAAGTACCTGTGGCCACCTGGATATCCTTGATGGGAGATGAAGACCCGCAGGTGCGAAGCATGGCGCGACAAGCTGTGAGGGGAAGAGCTGATGCGGCTCGGGAGTTGATAATCGCCTTGGCTTCCCCATCCAGGAGGGTGCGGCAGGAGGCCCTAGTGCTCTTGGATGAAATGGAAGCCAAGCCTGTAGAGGTTTCCCAGTTTGTAAAGGAACAGATCCAAAGGGCCTACACTTTGATAGCAGCGGCCTTGTGGGTTAGAGCCTCAGGAGGGGGACTCTCTGCGGATTTATTGAGCCAACATCTTTTGGAGACAAGCCGTTCTGTACAGGAGACCGTCTTGAGGGTCATAAGTGTTCAAGGAGGGGGCGAGGGCATGCATGTGCTTCTCAGGGCCCTGGGCTCCACAGAACGCAGGGAGGTGGAAGATGCACTGGAGGCTCTGGAGAGCTTTCTTAACCCTGGAGTTAGAAAACTGCTGATACCCCTCCTGGAAAACATACCCCTCGAAGAGAAACTTTCCTTGGCCCGAAAGCGTTTGAGGATTCCTGATCCTAAGCGGATCTCTGAGCAGGAACTGGCCTCTCTTCTCCAGGCCGAGGAGGACCCGGTCACCCGGGCCCTGGCCGTTTACTTCTTTGGGGAGATGAAAGACCAGCCCATGGATAGAGACACGCTTCAGGCCTTTTTCCCGGAAAGCGATCCCATGGTGCGTGAGGCTTACCAGAGCCTGAGTAAGGCTGAGTCGCCATCCAAGGCCCTGGGAGGGGAAGGGGGGTCTCTCAGCCTCATGGAAAAAGCCGACTACACGCGAAAGGTGCCCATTTTCTCCTCTTTGTTGGTTAGGGATCTCTTTGCAGTTGCAGGGATAATGGTGGAATACTCTTGCAGGCCTGGGGAGGCGGTGGTAAGTGAGGGGGAGCCTGGTGAGGCCCTTTTCCTGGTGGTAAGAGGCGAATTTAAGGTTCTCAAATCCATGGGAGAGGGCGAGCCTTTGCCCATAGCCAAGATAGGCCCCAGGGACTTCTTCGGAGAAATGGCTCTGTTTGATCACGGGCCCAGATCCGCCACCGTGAGGGCTGATTCCAGAGATGGGCTTTTGCTCAGGCTGGAGGGAAATGCCTTTCATAGGCTCATGGCAGAGCATCCTGGAATTCCCATTGCCATATGCGCGGAGCTGAGCAGGCGCATGAGGGCACTTCATCAAAAGCTAAGCTACAGTGAAACCCATTAG
- a CDS encoding formylglycine-generating enzyme family protein: MEKGSGKELKIVGLMILCLVMMFPPAGAAQESKLEKKRFTNSLGMDFIKIPPGSFIMGSPEKEQFRNPDETPHLVRLSRGFFMQETEVTQAQWRAVMGSNPSFFKDCGDNCPVERVSWNDVARFLEALNKRAEGIYRLPTEAEWEYACRAGTKSAFSWGDSPDCTRGMFSNNPRRGVARCLNEVLARGLKAGSPAPVRSYAPNPWGLYDMHGNLWEWCQDWYGPYPQDELIDPQGPAQGTFKVRRGGSWFKYATFGRSANRTWAHPASRYNTTGFRLVRELD, translated from the coding sequence ATGGAGAAAGGGTCGGGAAAAGAACTGAAAATAGTGGGACTCATGATCTTGTGCCTAGTAATGATGTTTCCCCCAGCAGGAGCTGCACAGGAAAGCAAATTGGAAAAAAAGAGATTTACGAATTCGCTGGGCATGGACTTCATCAAGATCCCCCCGGGAAGTTTCATCATGGGCAGCCCCGAGAAGGAGCAATTCAGGAACCCTGATGAGACTCCCCACCTGGTGAGACTGAGTCGTGGCTTTTTCATGCAAGAAACAGAAGTAACCCAGGCCCAGTGGAGGGCAGTGATGGGCTCCAATCCCTCTTTCTTCAAGGACTGCGGGGACAACTGCCCAGTGGAGAGGGTCTCCTGGAACGATGTGGCCAGATTCCTGGAGGCTCTCAACAAAAGGGCAGAGGGTATTTACAGGCTGCCCACAGAGGCCGAATGGGAGTATGCGTGCAGAGCAGGAACCAAATCTGCCTTTAGCTGGGGGGATTCCCCTGATTGCACAAGAGGCATGTTCAGCAACAACCCCAGAAGAGGAGTGGCCAGATGTCTCAATGAGGTGTTGGCCAGAGGCCTCAAGGCTGGTTCTCCGGCCCCTGTTCGCTCCTATGCTCCAAACCCTTGGGGACTCTACGACATGCACGGCAACTTGTGGGAGTGGTGCCAGGATTGGTACGGGCCTTATCCCCAGGATGAGCTAATCGATCCCCAGGGCCCTGCACAAGGCACTTTCAAGGTAAGGCGAGGCGGCAGTTGGTTCAAATACGCCACCTTTGGCCGCTCGGCCAACCGCACCTGGGCTCATCCAGCCAGCAGATACAATACCACTGGCTTTAGACTGGTAAGAGAGCTGGACTAG